The DNA segment GACGAGTTATGTTGTCTGGAGGATCAGCGATCCGCAGAAATTTCTTGAGTCCGTCGAGAACGAAAGGGAAGCTGAGACGCAGCTTGAGAGCCTGGTTCGCGATGCGCAGAATAAGGTAGTCGGTCAGTATTCGTTCAGTGAATTCGTGAACTCGGATCCCGAGAAGATCAAGTTCAACGAGATCGAGCAGGAAATGCTTGCAAGGCTCGATCAGGCAGAGACTGATTACGGTATAGACATTACGAAGGCCGGCATCAAGCGGCTGGGTGTGCCTGAGTCGGTTACGCAGAAGGTCTTTGACCGTATTCGTGCGGATCGTGAGAGGCGCATTGCCAAGATCATCGCTGACGGTGAAGCTGCGGCGGGCAAGATCCGTGCTGATGCTGAATCGAAGCGGACCGAGCTTCTGGCGATCGTGGAAGCGGAAGCTAAGGCGATCAAGGGTCGCGGTGATGCGGAAGCGGCGAAGTATTATAAGATGCTCGAAGAGGACCCGCAGCTTGCTATGTTTTTACGTGATCTGGAAGCGCTGAAGAAGATCCTGAAGCAGAAATCCACGATCGTTCTTGGTGCCGACAGTGATCCGCTGAAGCTGCTCAAGGGTCTGCCTGAGCTCGACCTGCCCGAGGCGGAAGAGCAGAGCGAGGATGCTGTGGCTGCAGACGGACAGAGCAGCTAGAGAACTGTGTCTGTTGAAGAATAGCTGGGAAATGCAAACGGAATAAGCTGAGAGCTTTTATATGAGTGACAAAGATATTAAACAGAATGAGGCCCAGATCGAGGCTGAAGAGGCGCGTCCGGTAGAGAACGATCCGGGTATGGAATCGTTGAAGAATGCGCTGGCGAAGACGTTCGTGGTTCTCAAGGTGATCATGGCGTTTGTGATCGTTGCGTTTATCGCTTCGGGTGTGTTCAGCGTTGAGCAGAACGAGCGGGCGATAAGACTTCGTTTCGGTGCGGTCACGGGTGATATACTCGAGCCGGGGCTTCACTGGGCGTTTCCGGAGCCTATCGATGAGATCGTTGTTCTGCCGGTGACGAAGAGCCAGACGCTCGAGATAGACAAGCTGTGGTACAATGAGACTGAACGTGAAAAGCTGACCGGTAACAAGCGAAGGCCGG comes from the Anaerohalosphaera lusitana genome and includes:
- the hflC gene encoding protease modulator HflC, translated to MKNLWIIVLVFLIVGVLGLYWFSFQVRETETVVVTRFGEPVRTISEPDWYMKWPVPINKVHRFDSRNHFFELDLEQTNTRNGEPILVTSYVVWRISDPQKFLESVENEREAETQLESLVRDAQNKVVGQYSFSEFVNSDPEKIKFNEIEQEMLARLDQAETDYGIDITKAGIKRLGVPESVTQKVFDRIRADRERRIAKIIADGEAAAGKIRADAESKRTELLAIVEAEAKAIKGRGDAEAAKYYKMLEEDPQLAMFLRDLEALKKILKQKSTIVLGADSDPLKLLKGLPELDLPEAEEQSEDAVAADGQSS